A single region of the Vicia villosa cultivar HV-30 ecotype Madison, WI linkage group LG4, Vvil1.0, whole genome shotgun sequence genome encodes:
- the LOC131598855 gene encoding metal transporter Nramp7.2-like isoform X1, whose amino-acid sequence MEQQNQVRETSSYHEETPKSGWKNFLPYIGPGFLVSLAYLDPGNMETDLQAGANHGYELLWLVLIGLIFALIIQSLAANLGVTTGKHLSEICKIEYPLIVKYCLWLLAEVAVIAADIPEVIGTAFALNILFNIPLWAGVLLTGCSTLLLLSLQRFGVRKLELLITLLVFVMAACFFAEMSYVNPSASGILKGMFVPKLSGEGAVGDAIALLGALIMPHNLFLHSALVLSRKVPNSGRGINDACRYFLYESGFALFVAFLINVAMISVSGAICSANDLSKENAEHCNDLTINSASFLLKNVLGRSSSTIYAIALLASGQSSTITGTYAGQYIMQGFLNIRMKRWKRNLMTRFIAIGPSLVVTIVGGSSGSSQLIIIASMILSFELPFALIPLLKFSSSSTKMGIHKNSRTIITISWILGAGIIGINVYYLSTTFVKWLIHSNLPKVANVFIGIIVFPLMAIYIVSVIYLTFRKDIVPIVMETKNDTAMQSQVEKGVLDHDRLELSHVPYREDLADIQLPN is encoded by the exons ATGGAGCAACAAAATCAAGTTAGGGAAACATCCTCATATCATGAGGAG ACTCCGAAATCTGGATGGAAAAATTTCTTGCCGTATATTGGTCCTGGTTTTCTTGTTTCCTTGGCTTATCTTGATCCTGGAAACA TGGAAACTGATTTGCAAGCCGGAGCTAACCACGGATATGAG CTGCTGTGGTTGGTTCTTATTGGACTCATATTTGCTCTTATAATTCAGTCATTAGCTGCAAATCTCGGCGTAACTACCG GCAAGCACCTTTCAGAAATATGTAAAATTGAATATCCGTTAATTGTCAAGTATTGCTTATGGTTATTAGCAGAAGTTGCTGTAATAGCTGCTGACATACCAGAAG TGATTGGGACAGCTTTTGCACTTAATATACTATTCAATATACCATTGTGGGCAGGAGTTCTGTTGACTGGCTGCAGCACTCTCTTGCTTTTGAGTCTGCAGAGATTTGGG GTGAGGAAGTTGGAATTACTGATAACACTCCTAGTATTTGTAATGGCGGCATGTTTCTTTGCTGAAATGAGTTATGTAAATCCCTCCGCTTCTGGTATACTTAAAGGAATGTTTGTGCCTAAACTTTCCGGTGAAGGAGCTGTGGGCGATGCTATTGCCCTTTTGGGTGCCCTTATTATGCC GCACAATCTTTTCCTTCATTCTGCGTTGGTGCTATCTAGAAAAGTACCTAATTCTGGGAGAGGCATCAAT GATGCATGTAGATACTTTCTCTATGAGAGTGGTTTCGCTTTGTTTGTTGCGTTTTTAATCAATGTTGCAATGATTTCTGTGTCGGGCGCAATTTGCTCCGCCAATGACCTTTCTAAAGAAAATGCTGAACACTGCAATGACCTTACTATAAATTCTGCTTCTTTTCTTCTCAAG AATGTGTTGGGACGATCAAGTTCAACCATTTATGCCATAGCACTGCTAGCCTCGGGTCAAAGTTCTACCATCACAGGAACCTATGCAGGACAATACATTATGCAG GGTTTTTTGAACATAAGGATGAAAAGGTGGAAAAGGAATTTGATGACTAGGTTCATTGCCATAGGACCTAGTCTTGTTGTTACCATTGTTGGCGGTTCTTCTGGCTCTAGTCAGCTTATCATCATCGCATCG atgATACTTTCTTTTGAGCTTCCATTTGCTTTAATTCCACTCCTAAAATTTAGCAGTAGCAGTACCAAGATGGGAATTCACAAGAATTCAAGGACT ATCATAACTATATCATGGATATTAGGCGCTGGGATCATTGGTATCAATGTATACTACCTCAGTACTACCTTTGTGAAGTGGTTAATTCATAGTAATCTACCAAAAGTGGCAAATGTGTTCATTGGCATCATAGTGTTTCCTCTAATGGCAATTTATATTGTCTCAGTTATCTACCTTACCTTCAGAAAAGACATTGTTCCGATAGTTATGGAGACGAAGAATGATACAGCAATGCAAAGCCAAGTGGAAAAGGGTGTTTTGGATCATGATCGGTTGGAATTGAGCCATGTTCCCTATAGAGAAGACTTAGCTGATATCCAACTTCCAAATTAA
- the LOC131598855 gene encoding metal transporter Nramp7.2-like isoform X2 translates to METDLQAGANHGYELLWLVLIGLIFALIIQSLAANLGVTTGKHLSEICKIEYPLIVKYCLWLLAEVAVIAADIPEVIGTAFALNILFNIPLWAGVLLTGCSTLLLLSLQRFGVRKLELLITLLVFVMAACFFAEMSYVNPSASGILKGMFVPKLSGEGAVGDAIALLGALIMPHNLFLHSALVLSRKVPNSGRGINDACRYFLYESGFALFVAFLINVAMISVSGAICSANDLSKENAEHCNDLTINSASFLLKNVLGRSSSTIYAIALLASGQSSTITGTYAGQYIMQGFLNIRMKRWKRNLMTRFIAIGPSLVVTIVGGSSGSSQLIIIASMILSFELPFALIPLLKFSSSSTKMGIHKNSRTIITISWILGAGIIGINVYYLSTTFVKWLIHSNLPKVANVFIGIIVFPLMAIYIVSVIYLTFRKDIVPIVMETKNDTAMQSQVEKGVLDHDRLELSHVPYREDLADIQLPN, encoded by the exons A TGGAAACTGATTTGCAAGCCGGAGCTAACCACGGATATGAG CTGCTGTGGTTGGTTCTTATTGGACTCATATTTGCTCTTATAATTCAGTCATTAGCTGCAAATCTCGGCGTAACTACCG GCAAGCACCTTTCAGAAATATGTAAAATTGAATATCCGTTAATTGTCAAGTATTGCTTATGGTTATTAGCAGAAGTTGCTGTAATAGCTGCTGACATACCAGAAG TGATTGGGACAGCTTTTGCACTTAATATACTATTCAATATACCATTGTGGGCAGGAGTTCTGTTGACTGGCTGCAGCACTCTCTTGCTTTTGAGTCTGCAGAGATTTGGG GTGAGGAAGTTGGAATTACTGATAACACTCCTAGTATTTGTAATGGCGGCATGTTTCTTTGCTGAAATGAGTTATGTAAATCCCTCCGCTTCTGGTATACTTAAAGGAATGTTTGTGCCTAAACTTTCCGGTGAAGGAGCTGTGGGCGATGCTATTGCCCTTTTGGGTGCCCTTATTATGCC GCACAATCTTTTCCTTCATTCTGCGTTGGTGCTATCTAGAAAAGTACCTAATTCTGGGAGAGGCATCAAT GATGCATGTAGATACTTTCTCTATGAGAGTGGTTTCGCTTTGTTTGTTGCGTTTTTAATCAATGTTGCAATGATTTCTGTGTCGGGCGCAATTTGCTCCGCCAATGACCTTTCTAAAGAAAATGCTGAACACTGCAATGACCTTACTATAAATTCTGCTTCTTTTCTTCTCAAG AATGTGTTGGGACGATCAAGTTCAACCATTTATGCCATAGCACTGCTAGCCTCGGGTCAAAGTTCTACCATCACAGGAACCTATGCAGGACAATACATTATGCAG GGTTTTTTGAACATAAGGATGAAAAGGTGGAAAAGGAATTTGATGACTAGGTTCATTGCCATAGGACCTAGTCTTGTTGTTACCATTGTTGGCGGTTCTTCTGGCTCTAGTCAGCTTATCATCATCGCATCG atgATACTTTCTTTTGAGCTTCCATTTGCTTTAATTCCACTCCTAAAATTTAGCAGTAGCAGTACCAAGATGGGAATTCACAAGAATTCAAGGACT ATCATAACTATATCATGGATATTAGGCGCTGGGATCATTGGTATCAATGTATACTACCTCAGTACTACCTTTGTGAAGTGGTTAATTCATAGTAATCTACCAAAAGTGGCAAATGTGTTCATTGGCATCATAGTGTTTCCTCTAATGGCAATTTATATTGTCTCAGTTATCTACCTTACCTTCAGAAAAGACATTGTTCCGATAGTTATGGAGACGAAGAATGATACAGCAATGCAAAGCCAAGTGGAAAAGGGTGTTTTGGATCATGATCGGTTGGAATTGAGCCATGTTCCCTATAGAGAAGACTTAGCTGATATCCAACTTCCAAATTAA
- the LOC131596798 gene encoding uncharacterized protein LOC131596798: protein MSRPVERIAEINDGKELWKIVVRIHHRWNVVSNNKEHFEMIFVDKLGDDIHAVVPAPHVSVFTEKCLLGHTYVVSNFKVVPYVLAFRASGLKYMIKFTAGTNNMLNCTLWESYADQFIRFNKVRVAASLPTVVLLQCAKVKEEGKYPLSVTNTYNVTLLCVGADFPVMKDFIDRMPEESRVTLSDQLGGNSQYSSQSSENQQLTHVQKLFSKAVVLPIAEIIQLTDITFCAIVATTKLLVASPFGWYYRACHMCQSIARGDSPPFECEAGHETMAEVLRYKIEIEVTHGGKSFNFVFWNRECEMLLGLSASQLRNTMIQQ from the exons ATGTCAAGGCCTGTTGAGAGAATAGCAGAGATCAACGATGGAAAAGAGCTTTGGAAGATTGTTGTTAGGATTCACCACAGATGGAATGTTGTGTCCAACAACAAGGAACATTTTGAAATGATCTTtgttgacaaattg GGAGATGATATTCATGCTGTTGTTCCAGCACCACATGTGTCGGTGTTCACCGAAAAATGCCTATTAGGGCATACTTATGTTGTATCTAATTTTAAGGTGGTGCCTTATGTTCTGGCGTTCAGGGCATCGGGACTCAAATATATGATTAAGTTTACTGCTGGAAC CAACAACATGTTGAACTGTACTCTGTGGGAATCATACGCGGATCAGTTCATCAGGTTTAACAAAGTTAGGGTTGCTGCATCACTCCCTACAGTTGTGTTGCTTCAGTGTGCCAAAGTGAAAGAAGAAG GAAAGTATCCTCTGTCGGTGACAAACACCTACAATGTGACCCTTTTATGTGTTGGTGCTGATTTTCCTGTCATGAAAGACTTTATTGATAG AATGCCTGAGGAGAGCCGGGTAACCCTGTCTGATCAACTCGGAGGGAATTCCCAATATTCCTCCCAGAGTTCTGAAAATCAACAGTTGACTCATGTGCAAAAATTGTTCTCAAAGGCTGTTGTTTTACCTATTGCTGAGATTATTCAACTTACGGAT ATTACATTTTGTGCTATTGTCGCTACAACAAAATTATTAGTCGCGTCTCCATTTGGATGGTACTATCGTGCTTGTCATATGTGTCAATCTATAGCGCGTGGGGACAGCCCCCCATTTGAGTGTGAAGCTGGTCATGAAACCATGGCTGAAGTCCTTAG GTATAAGATTGAGATTGAGGTTACTCATGGGGGCAAAAGCTTCAATTTTGTCTTCTGGAACAGGGAATGTGAAATGCTTTTGGGTTTATCTGCATCCCAACTTCGTAACACTATGATTCAG cagtaa